The Stigmatella erecta genome window below encodes:
- a CDS encoding ATP-grasp domain-containing protein: MNFVFISPQFPPHFYLFVQALREQGFKVLGIGDAPYDSLRPELRDALQEYFYTPNLTDTDAMLRAVGYFTWKHGLVHRIESLNESWLAVEATLREHFNVPGLRPPDIARLRTKFGMAQVFRAAGIPHPLCERAVDAPQVKAFAQRAGYPVVIKPDVGVGAVRTFKLSSDAEVDATLIQPLADAVVQNFVKGQIFTYDGFVDPQGRVVFAISHQYLDGIMEVVNEVRDSAFWTLREMPQELEAIGRKTLAALGLRERWFHLEFFRGEDGRFLVLEANLRPPGATMTDTMNYACDVDVYRLWARMLTGETMDGVRIEAHYHAAHITRRHANRHYRLSREELLSRLGENLILFGETPPAYRVNLGDEMYLVRYKRLEELREAISWAHAQVGSEIQGNTN; this comes from the coding sequence ATGAATTTCGTCTTCATTTCCCCCCAGTTCCCGCCGCATTTCTATCTCTTCGTCCAGGCGCTGCGGGAGCAAGGGTTCAAGGTGCTCGGCATCGGGGATGCCCCCTACGACAGCCTGCGCCCGGAGCTGCGTGACGCGCTGCAGGAGTATTTCTACACACCCAACCTCACCGACACGGACGCGATGCTGCGCGCGGTGGGCTACTTCACCTGGAAGCACGGCCTCGTGCACCGCATCGAGTCGCTCAACGAGAGCTGGCTCGCGGTGGAGGCCACCCTGCGCGAGCACTTCAACGTTCCGGGCCTGCGTCCCCCGGACATTGCCCGTTTGCGCACCAAGTTCGGCATGGCCCAGGTCTTCCGCGCGGCGGGCATTCCCCATCCGCTGTGCGAGCGCGCGGTGGACGCCCCCCAGGTGAAGGCGTTTGCCCAGCGCGCGGGCTATCCCGTCGTCATCAAGCCGGACGTGGGCGTGGGCGCGGTGCGCACCTTCAAGCTGTCGTCGGACGCGGAGGTGGACGCCACCCTCATCCAGCCGCTCGCGGATGCCGTGGTGCAGAACTTCGTGAAGGGGCAGATCTTCACCTACGACGGCTTCGTGGATCCCCAGGGCCGCGTGGTCTTCGCCATCAGCCACCAGTACCTCGACGGCATCATGGAGGTGGTCAACGAGGTGCGGGACTCGGCGTTCTGGACGCTGCGCGAGATGCCCCAGGAACTGGAAGCCATCGGGCGCAAGACGCTGGCGGCGCTGGGGCTGCGCGAGCGCTGGTTCCACCTGGAGTTCTTCCGGGGCGAGGATGGGCGCTTCCTGGTGCTGGAGGCGAACCTGCGGCCGCCCGGGGCCACGATGACGGACACCATGAACTACGCGTGCGACGTGGACGTGTACCGGCTCTGGGCGAGGATGCTCACCGGCGAGACGATGGATGGGGTGCGCATCGAGGCGCACTACCACGCGGCCCACATCACCCGGCGCCACGCCAACCGCCACTACCGGCTGTCCCGCGAGGAGCTGCTCTCCCGGCTCGGGGAGAACCTCATCCTCTTCGGGGAGACACCGCCCGCCTACCGGGTCAACCTGGGCGATGAGATGTACCTGGTGCGCTACAAGCGCCTGGAGGAACTGCGCGAGGCCATTTCCTGGGCACATGCGCAGGTGGGTTCGGAAATCCAAGGCAATACAAATTAA
- a CDS encoding methyltransferase, with amino-acid sequence MNPSPPSPAQLLVDLGFGFILSGALAAATQLGIADRLAEGPKHPEALAKELGADARSLFRLLRLLASVNVFIEDAEGRFGLTPAASLLRSQVPGSLRDAVLMITQKVFWLPAGELAETVRTGQTPFDHIFGKPFFDYLAGDAAEAATFHQGMSSLSDLENGPIARSYDFRPFQQVVDVGGGHGGFLIEALRSTPSLRGVLFDHAHVLSGSRLTSSGLADRCEEVVGDFFQTVPANADVYVLKRILHDWSDEVCVTLLRNCRNAMKPGGRVLVIDAVIPPGNEPHGGKVLDVMMMASLPGRERTEEDFRKLFAQAGLQLSRIIPTPVSLSITEAIAA; translated from the coding sequence ATGAACCCGTCCCCTCCCTCCCCAGCTCAGCTCCTCGTCGATCTCGGCTTTGGATTCATCCTCTCCGGAGCCCTCGCGGCGGCCACGCAGCTGGGCATCGCGGACCGGCTGGCCGAAGGCCCCAAGCATCCCGAGGCGCTCGCGAAGGAACTGGGGGCCGATGCGCGCTCGCTCTTCCGGCTGCTCCGCTTGCTGGCGAGCGTGAACGTGTTCATCGAAGACGCCGAGGGACGTTTTGGCCTGACCCCCGCCGCCAGTCTGCTGCGCTCGCAAGTCCCTGGCTCGCTGCGGGATGCGGTGCTGATGATCACCCAGAAAGTCTTCTGGCTCCCGGCCGGAGAGCTGGCGGAGACGGTGCGGACAGGACAGACGCCCTTCGATCACATCTTCGGCAAGCCCTTCTTCGATTACCTCGCGGGCGATGCGGCGGAGGCAGCCACCTTCCACCAGGGAATGTCCAGCCTCTCGGATCTGGAGAATGGCCCCATCGCGCGCAGCTATGACTTTCGCCCCTTCCAGCAGGTGGTGGATGTCGGCGGTGGACACGGGGGGTTCCTCATCGAGGCGCTCCGCTCCACGCCCTCGCTCCGGGGCGTGCTCTTCGACCATGCCCATGTCCTGAGCGGCTCCCGGCTCACCAGCTCCGGGCTCGCGGACCGCTGCGAGGAGGTGGTGGGAGACTTCTTCCAAACGGTCCCCGCGAACGCGGATGTGTACGTCTTGAAGCGCATCCTCCACGACTGGAGCGACGAGGTGTGCGTCACCCTCCTGCGCAACTGCCGCAACGCCATGAAGCCTGGCGGGCGCGTCCTCGTCATCGATGCGGTCATCCCCCCGGGCAATGAGCCCCATGGCGGCAAGGTGCTGGACGTCATGATGATGGCCTCGCTGCCCGGCCGCGAGCGCACCGAGGAGGACTTCCGCAAGCTCTTCGCCCAGGCGGGACTTCAGCTGTCGCGCATCATCCCCACCCCGGTGTCCCTCAGCATCACCGAGGCGATTGCCGCCTGA
- a CDS encoding Kelch repeat-containing protein has translation MTIWAGFVQRYNPYTDTWRITSPMCPPGMCSNPVLTEFPSGKVLAISRAPGRMGGEVRLSTYNPETDQWTYLTQGFKVYRMDPAITLLPSGRALVTGGYNYSEIPQATALSSAEEFDPATETWTLLPGKMLTARSNHTATVLYSGKVLVTGGLTSDRQPLASAELYDPATGTWTAAGTLSHPRERHQAIRLGSGHVMVLSGQDNSTQTAVDIYDPYNQRWYAGPALPFAQPSSATLLTTHEVLVTNNSGQAALYSPSQNAWQLEPSPPSSYLRPAVLLYTGQVFFMPGDQPGAVRYTR, from the coding sequence ATGACCATCTGGGCGGGATTCGTGCAGCGCTACAATCCCTACACGGACACGTGGCGAATCACGAGTCCCATGTGTCCTCCCGGAATGTGCAGCAATCCCGTGCTGACCGAGTTCCCCTCAGGCAAGGTGCTGGCCATCTCACGGGCCCCAGGCCGGATGGGTGGGGAGGTGAGGCTGAGCACCTACAACCCAGAGACGGATCAGTGGACCTACCTGACGCAAGGCTTCAAGGTCTACCGCATGGATCCAGCCATCACGTTGCTCCCCTCGGGCCGGGCCCTCGTGACCGGAGGATACAATTACTCGGAAATCCCGCAGGCCACCGCCCTGTCAAGCGCCGAGGAATTCGACCCCGCCACGGAGACCTGGACCCTTCTGCCAGGGAAGATGCTGACGGCCCGGAGTAACCACACCGCGACGGTGCTCTACTCGGGCAAGGTCTTGGTCACCGGGGGGCTCACGTCGGACCGGCAGCCGCTCGCCTCCGCCGAACTGTACGATCCCGCCACCGGCACCTGGACGGCGGCGGGCACGCTGTCACACCCCCGGGAACGTCACCAGGCGATCCGGCTGGGTTCGGGTCACGTGATGGTCCTGAGCGGTCAGGACAACTCCACCCAGACCGCCGTGGACATCTATGACCCGTACAATCAGCGCTGGTACGCGGGTCCTGCCCTTCCCTTCGCGCAGCCGTCCAGCGCGACGCTGCTCACCACCCACGAAGTGCTGGTCACGAACAACAGTGGGCAGGCAGCGCTGTACTCGCCCTCCCAAAATGCCTGGCAGTTGGAGCCCTCCCCGCCTTCCTCCTATTTGAGGCCTGCGGTCCTGCTCTACACGGGCCAGGTATTCTTCATGCCTGGAGACCAGCCCGGCGCGGTGCGCTACACGCGCTGA
- a CDS encoding sterol desaturase family protein, which translates to MQWAIDALHTVPLGYAAGLFLLQNVGVFALAVMLGEGLVRRFAHRRVAPEALALQPQELVLAGVCVLLNSAVTFAGLLLWRQGWIRFRLDTGPRVLVDLVVLVGVMDLAMYWMHRAAHARWLYGWLHAAHHRYTRARPLTLFVMNPLEVLGFGALWLALCVAYEASWLAMMLYLVFNTVWGVLGHLGVEPFPDGWVRWPVARAVATTTFHARHHLDPAHHYGFYTLVWDRLFGTLAPDYEASFARAQPDTGPQPLPVPTVRP; encoded by the coding sequence ATGCAGTGGGCCATCGACGCGCTCCACACCGTGCCGCTGGGGTACGCCGCGGGGCTCTTTCTCCTCCAGAACGTGGGCGTCTTCGCCCTGGCCGTCATGCTGGGCGAGGGGCTGGTGCGGCGCTTCGCCCACCGCCGCGTGGCCCCCGAGGCGCTGGCCCTCCAGCCACAGGAACTCGTGCTCGCGGGGGTGTGCGTCCTGCTCAACAGCGCCGTCACCTTCGCGGGCCTCCTGCTGTGGCGGCAGGGGTGGATCCGCTTCCGGCTCGACACGGGCCCGCGCGTGCTCGTGGACCTGGTGGTACTCGTGGGGGTGATGGACCTGGCCATGTACTGGATGCACCGCGCGGCCCACGCACGGTGGCTCTACGGCTGGCTGCACGCGGCCCATCACCGCTACACGCGCGCCCGGCCCCTCACGCTCTTCGTGATGAACCCTCTGGAAGTCCTGGGCTTCGGCGCCCTGTGGCTGGCCCTGTGCGTGGCGTACGAGGCCTCCTGGCTCGCCATGATGCTCTACCTCGTCTTCAACACCGTCTGGGGCGTGCTGGGCCACCTCGGGGTGGAGCCCTTCCCGGACGGTTGGGTGCGCTGGCCCGTTGCCCGGGCCGTCGCCACCACCACGTTCCATGCCCGGCACCACCTGGACCCGGCGCATCACTACGGCTTCTACACCCTGGTGTGGGACCGGCTCTTCGGCACGCTCGCACCGGACTATGAGGCCTCGTTCGCCCGGGCCCAACCAGACACGGGGCCACAACCCCTCCCGGTTCCCACCGTCAGGCCGTGA